A portion of the Thalassotalea sp. LPB0316 genome contains these proteins:
- the xseA gene encoding exodeoxyribonuclease VII large subunit, with protein MPNPHILQVSQLTQKVRFMLESELNTVWLTGEISNFIAASSGHWYLSLKDQKSQVRCAMFKGSNRRVRIRPTNGQQVLVRAKVSLYEPRGDFQLIIEQMEDAGDGLLRQQYEQLKQQLSQEGLFDLANKQPMPRAISTVGIVTSPTGAAIQDILAVVSRRNPLLNIIIYPCLVQGELAAEQIVQSIVRANQRMECDVLIVGRGGGSLEDLWCFNEESVVRAIAASTLPVISAVGHEIDTTLADFAADVRAPTPSAAAELVSGELTQMITRQIQLIQQLTSRLQLQMNRWQDKLTGLIHRHQQCHPVQKLQLKQQQVDELNHRLLRIISQQKQHAKINIERLSHRLNQTAPNKQITLWQDQQTNLHKRLVATSKHQLDNKKSQFGYLVEQLHMISPLATIARGYSVTRDQNNAIVKRVGDVQVNQTISVEVSDGSIEAKVTALNKVEKD; from the coding sequence ATGCCCAATCCCCACATTTTACAAGTGAGCCAGTTAACACAAAAAGTACGTTTTATGCTGGAATCTGAGCTCAATACCGTTTGGCTAACTGGTGAAATATCAAATTTCATCGCGGCAAGTTCGGGTCATTGGTATTTATCGTTAAAAGATCAAAAATCACAAGTGCGCTGCGCGATGTTTAAAGGCAGTAATCGCCGAGTTCGCATTCGACCCACCAATGGTCAGCAAGTATTGGTTAGGGCAAAAGTTTCACTGTACGAGCCACGAGGTGATTTTCAGCTGATTATTGAGCAAATGGAAGATGCCGGCGATGGTCTGTTGCGCCAACAATATGAGCAGCTTAAACAGCAATTGAGCCAAGAAGGCCTATTCGACCTTGCTAATAAGCAGCCGATGCCCAGAGCTATTAGCACCGTAGGTATTGTTACCTCACCAACGGGCGCTGCAATTCAAGATATATTAGCTGTCGTTAGTAGGCGTAACCCATTGCTCAACATTATAATTTACCCTTGCCTTGTTCAAGGTGAGCTAGCCGCTGAGCAAATCGTTCAGAGTATTGTTCGAGCCAACCAACGCATGGAGTGTGATGTCTTAATTGTCGGCCGTGGTGGTGGTTCACTAGAAGACTTGTGGTGTTTTAACGAAGAGTCAGTTGTTCGTGCTATAGCAGCCTCAACGCTACCAGTGATCAGCGCTGTTGGTCATGAAATTGATACCACATTAGCCGATTTCGCGGCAGACGTTCGAGCACCAACCCCTTCAGCTGCAGCTGAATTAGTTTCAGGGGAGCTTACTCAGATGATAACACGCCAGATCCAGTTAATTCAGCAACTAACCAGTCGTCTACAACTACAAATGAATCGTTGGCAAGATAAACTAACCGGCTTAATACATCGCCATCAACAATGCCACCCGGTACAAAAATTACAGCTAAAACAACAGCAAGTTGATGAATTAAACCATCGACTATTACGTATTATTTCTCAACAAAAGCAACACGCTAAAATAAATATCGAGCGCCTGAGCCATCGGTTAAACCAAACAGCGCCCAACAAGCAAATAACACTATGGCAAGATCAGCAGACTAACCTACACAAACGATTAGTAGCAACGAGTAAGCATCAGCTAGATAATAAAAAGTCACAGTTTGGTTATTTAGTTGAGCAACTGCATATGATTAGTCCGCTTGCTACCATCGCGAGGGGTTATAGTGTTACCCGTGATCAAAACAACGCTATTGTAAAACGCGTCGGTGATGTGCAAGTTAATCAAACAATTTCAGTCGAGGTAAGTGACGGCAGTATTGAGGCAAAAGTGACAGCCCTTAACAAAGTAGAGAAAGACTAA
- the guaB gene encoding IMP dehydrogenase gives MLRIAQEALTFDDVLLVPAHSTVLPHTANLTTKLTRDISLNVPMVSASMDTVTEARLAITLAQEGGIGFIHKNMTIAEQAKNVQQVKKYESGVVSHPVTVTPDATIEDVMKLADELGFSGFPVIDGANNLVGIITGRDLRFETHLDKTVSALMTPKDKLITVKAGAKREEILGLMHEHRIEKILVVDDAFKLEGMITVKDYKKAESKPNACKDEFGSLRVGAAVGVGAGTDERIDALVAAGVDVLLIDTSHGHSQGVLDRVAETRAKYPDLQIIAGNVATGAGAKALADAGVDAVKVGIGPGSICTTRIVTGVGVPQLTAISDAVEALKGTGIPVIADGGIRFSGDIAKALVAGAHCVMVGSMFAGTEESPGEVELYQGRYYKSYRGMGSLGAMAQKEGSSDRYFQKTDGEADKLVPEGIEGRVAYKGPVAAIIHQQMGGLRSSMGLTGCATIEEMRTKPQFMKITAAGMGESHVHDVTITKEAPNYRMG, from the coding sequence ATGCTACGAATTGCTCAAGAAGCCCTAACTTTCGATGATGTTCTATTAGTACCTGCCCATTCGACGGTGCTACCTCATACTGCCAACTTAACCACAAAATTAACGCGAGATATTTCGTTAAATGTGCCAATGGTTTCTGCGTCTATGGATACAGTCACTGAAGCGCGTTTGGCTATTACGCTTGCCCAAGAGGGTGGTATTGGTTTTATCCATAAAAACATGACAATTGCGGAACAAGCAAAAAATGTTCAGCAAGTGAAAAAGTACGAAAGTGGTGTTGTTTCTCACCCGGTTACTGTCACCCCTGATGCCACGATCGAAGACGTGATGAAACTTGCTGATGAGCTAGGCTTCTCAGGTTTCCCTGTTATCGATGGCGCAAATAATTTAGTCGGCATTATTACTGGCCGCGATTTGCGTTTTGAAACGCATTTGGATAAAACCGTTTCAGCGTTAATGACGCCAAAAGACAAGCTAATCACTGTGAAAGCGGGTGCTAAGCGCGAAGAAATCCTTGGCTTAATGCACGAGCATCGCATCGAAAAAATCTTAGTGGTTGATGATGCATTTAAACTTGAAGGCATGATCACAGTAAAAGATTACAAAAAAGCTGAGAGCAAGCCAAACGCCTGTAAAGACGAATTTGGTAGCCTTCGCGTTGGTGCTGCTGTTGGTGTTGGCGCAGGTACCGATGAACGTATCGATGCCCTCGTAGCAGCCGGCGTTGATGTCTTGCTTATCGACACCTCTCACGGCCACTCGCAAGGTGTACTTGATCGCGTTGCAGAAACTCGTGCTAAATACCCTGATTTACAAATTATTGCGGGTAACGTGGCGACAGGTGCTGGTGCTAAAGCATTAGCAGATGCTGGTGTTGATGCGGTAAAAGTAGGTATCGGCCCCGGTTCAATTTGTACAACACGTATCGTCACAGGTGTCGGTGTTCCTCAGTTAACGGCTATCTCTGATGCTGTTGAAGCTTTAAAAGGTACAGGTATTCCGGTGATTGCTGACGGCGGTATTCGTTTCTCAGGCGATATTGCGAAAGCATTAGTTGCAGGTGCTCACTGCGTAATGGTTGGCTCAATGTTTGCTGGTACAGAAGAATCGCCAGGTGAAGTTGAGCTTTACCAAGGCCGTTACTACAAGTCATATCGCGGTATGGGTTCTTTAGGTGCAATGGCACAAAAAGAAGGATCATCAGATCGTTATTTCCAAAAAACGGATGGCGAAGCGGATAAGTTAGTGCCAGAAGGTATCGAAGGTCGCGTGGCCTATAAAGGTCCTGTAGCGGCAATTATCCACCAGCAAATGGGGGGCTTGCGTTCATCTATGGGCTTAACAGGTTGTGCGACAATAGAAGAAATGCGCACTAAGCCACAATTTATGAAGATCACCGCAGCAGGTATGGGTGAATCTCACGTACATGATGTAACCATAACTAAAGAAGCGCCTAATTACCGCATGGGCTAG
- the guaA gene encoding glutamine-hydrolyzing GMP synthase, whose protein sequence is MTKDIHDSRVLILDFGSQYTQLIARRVREIGVYCELWAWDVTEEQIKEFNPTGIILAGGPESVTEANSPRAPEYVFNAGVPVLGICYGMQTMAEQLGGGVQSSEHKEFGYAGVEIIKQSSLFKNIEDSIGANGNAVLDVWMSHGDKVSNIPAGFETIAQTPSCAHAAMANEEKNFYGVQFHPEVTHTKQGMRILEHFVVDICQCEKLWTASSIIDDAIAKIKEQVGDDEVILGLSGGVDSSVVAMLIHRAIGDKLTCVFVDNGLLRLNEGQQVMDMFGDHFGLNIVHVNAEDRFLDRLAGVDEPEAKRKIIGNVFVEVFDEEAGKRANAKWLAQGTIYPDVIESAASKTGKAHVIKSHHNVGGLPEDMELGLVEPLRELFKDEVRKIGLELGLPYDMLYRHPFPGPGLGVRVLGEVKKEYCDLLRRADAIFIEELHKHDLYNKVSQAFTVFLPVRSVGVMGDGRKYDWVVSLRAVETIDFMTAHWAHLPYDFLGLVSNRIINEIDGISRVVYDVSGKPPATIEWE, encoded by the coding sequence ATGACCAAAGATATCCATGATTCACGAGTCCTCATTTTAGACTTCGGTTCACAATACACTCAATTAATTGCCCGCCGTGTGCGTGAAATTGGTGTTTACTGTGAGCTTTGGGCGTGGGACGTTACTGAAGAGCAAATCAAAGAATTTAACCCAACAGGTATCATCTTAGCAGGTGGTCCTGAAAGTGTTACTGAAGCGAACTCTCCGCGTGCACCTGAGTATGTCTTTAATGCCGGAGTACCGGTGTTAGGTATTTGCTACGGCATGCAAACGATGGCTGAACAACTCGGTGGTGGTGTTCAATCTTCTGAACACAAAGAGTTTGGTTACGCTGGTGTTGAAATCATTAAGCAATCTTCATTATTTAAGAATATAGAAGACTCGATTGGTGCTAATGGCAATGCAGTATTAGATGTCTGGATGAGTCATGGCGATAAAGTATCAAATATCCCAGCTGGCTTTGAAACTATTGCTCAAACGCCTAGTTGTGCACACGCTGCGATGGCAAACGAAGAGAAAAACTTCTACGGCGTGCAGTTCCACCCTGAAGTAACACACACTAAACAAGGGATGCGTATTTTAGAGCACTTTGTTGTTGATATTTGTCAGTGTGAAAAGCTTTGGACTGCAAGCTCAATTATCGACGACGCTATCGCGAAAATAAAAGAGCAAGTAGGTGATGACGAAGTTATTTTAGGTTTATCAGGCGGTGTCGACTCATCTGTTGTTGCGATGCTGATTCACCGCGCGATTGGCGACAAGCTAACCTGTGTATTTGTCGATAACGGCTTACTTCGCTTAAACGAAGGTCAGCAAGTTATGGACATGTTTGGTGATCACTTTGGTTTAAATATCGTACACGTTAATGCTGAAGATCGCTTCTTAGACCGCCTAGCCGGTGTCGATGAACCAGAAGCAAAACGCAAAATTATTGGTAACGTATTCGTTGAAGTATTTGACGAGGAAGCAGGCAAACGAGCCAACGCAAAATGGTTAGCTCAAGGTACTATTTACCCAGACGTCATCGAGTCAGCTGCCTCGAAAACAGGTAAAGCACACGTGATTAAGTCTCACCACAATGTTGGCGGCTTACCAGAAGATATGGAGTTAGGCTTAGTTGAACCATTACGTGAATTGTTTAAAGACGAAGTACGTAAAATTGGCTTAGAGCTAGGTTTACCTTATGACATGCTTTACCGTCACCCATTCCCTGGCCCAGGTTTAGGCGTTCGAGTATTAGGTGAAGTGAAGAAAGAATACTGTGACTTACTTCGCCGCGCTGATGCTATCTTCATCGAAGAGCTTCACAAACATGATTTGTATAACAAAGTCAGCCAAGCGTTTACGGTATTCCTACCCGTGCGCTCTGTTGGTGTAATGGGCGACGGTCGTAAATACGATTGGGTTGTTAGCTTACGTGCGGTTGAAACTATCGATTTCATGACCGCCCACTGGGCACATTTACCTTATGATTTCTTAGGATTAGTCTCTAACCGTATCATCAATGAAATTGATGGCATTTCTCGCGTGGTTTACGATGTTTCTGGTAAGCCACCAGCAACTATCGAATGGGAATAA
- a CDS encoding DUF748 domain-containing protein, whose translation MWIKILTSLVGAILLLLASFWLFSPQLITYIANQQLAQQNMVFGEQSQVRINPFVLSLSVENLTIESLKDQEQLLRLDNADAQIAVSGLFNRQLVLTGLSVSGFETQIKQLNTGWQVAGHIIEQSPSSEQEEQEPNHRQPNEVADAPWQLIASQIFINNSKVILHADQLHQFTVNQLILTNVIFSEQYQSLIAKLDAAIDNSPLSFSLNLDIIAQQYQGHFTINDVDLQDYQQWLPEQLKSLSAKVSFKTAFDANLANETRLSCSDTALALEQVLVQDVLADSLINADKIAFEIPQLNVVNTDINGQLSAQLANLTLTKVSNNDLLLAAALLSLPEITASMQNNQLMLAFDQLTIDELAGSQLADAEQPLIGFEQLAIKGVNAKYDLARSTGGVEVEEIMLAKLASYLQMEAQQLKNLVNVSQESQRESMPIDNVTDPQEQSSAQVFNFVIDKINADAIVTIEDTVASPAFSESIEFSSISLTDIDNSHATNPVNYQVNGTTNKHGRFALNGFYQPFNPKMNLLLQGDVHELSLPKLVGYFAKGAQVNILSGQLDTQLDVKVVDDQIDGETKLAVRGLELAKQDKASKQIQQDNSVISLNTALTMLQDSKGNLDLDVPLSGDVSSPEFGLQSFIGIITQKAVMMAAESYLMQTMVPYGNILSLAKIAGEMMLKVRLEDLIYRAEQIELSDEQMTFVNNLIKLMTDQDELQFKVCAIATAADLPKAHSLDEKQQVTYLHRLSEQRGQAFKNYLVHQGGIASKRLLLCHGQIELSGTKLPRIEFED comes from the coding sequence ATGTGGATAAAAATACTTACTAGCTTGGTTGGTGCGATCTTGTTGCTACTTGCCTCATTCTGGTTATTTAGCCCGCAGCTTATTACTTATATTGCCAATCAACAGCTAGCACAACAAAACATGGTTTTTGGTGAGCAAAGTCAGGTACGGATCAATCCTTTTGTACTGTCGCTTAGTGTTGAGAATTTGACGATTGAGTCATTAAAGGATCAAGAACAACTACTAAGATTAGACAATGCCGATGCCCAAATTGCGGTGTCGGGTCTCTTTAACCGGCAACTCGTGTTGACAGGCTTAAGTGTGTCTGGCTTTGAAACTCAGATAAAACAGCTCAACACTGGTTGGCAGGTCGCCGGTCATATCATTGAACAGTCGCCGAGCTCTGAACAAGAAGAGCAAGAGCCGAACCACCGTCAACCTAATGAAGTGGCGGACGCACCATGGCAATTAATCGCGAGCCAAATTTTTATCAATAATAGTAAAGTTATCCTTCATGCTGATCAGTTACATCAGTTTACGGTTAATCAACTAATCTTAACCAACGTAATATTTAGTGAACAATATCAGTCATTAATCGCAAAGCTCGACGCCGCGATAGATAATTCTCCACTGAGCTTTAGCCTCAATCTCGATATTATCGCTCAGCAATATCAAGGGCATTTCACGATTAATGATGTTGATCTGCAAGATTATCAACAGTGGCTCCCCGAGCAGTTAAAAAGTCTATCTGCTAAGGTGAGTTTTAAGACAGCTTTTGATGCTAATTTGGCAAATGAAACTCGATTGTCGTGTAGCGATACAGCATTAGCGCTCGAGCAGGTATTGGTTCAAGATGTGCTCGCTGACTCGCTAATCAATGCAGACAAAATAGCATTTGAAATACCGCAACTTAACGTGGTTAACACTGATATTAATGGTCAGCTGTCGGCTCAACTAGCAAATTTAACGCTAACTAAAGTCTCAAATAATGACTTGTTACTTGCTGCGGCATTACTTTCATTACCTGAGATAACAGCGTCGATGCAAAATAATCAGCTCATGCTAGCATTTGATCAACTCACAATTGATGAGCTAGCTGGCTCTCAATTGGCTGACGCAGAACAGCCATTAATAGGTTTTGAGCAGTTAGCGATCAAAGGGGTTAATGCTAAGTATGATTTAGCCCGAAGTACTGGTGGTGTTGAAGTTGAAGAAATCATGCTTGCAAAGCTAGCGAGTTACTTGCAAATGGAAGCACAACAACTTAAAAACTTGGTTAATGTCAGTCAAGAAAGTCAGCGTGAATCAATGCCTATTGATAATGTGACAGATCCCCAAGAGCAATCTAGTGCCCAAGTGTTTAATTTCGTGATTGATAAAATCAACGCGGATGCTATCGTGACTATAGAGGATACGGTGGCAAGCCCTGCATTTTCCGAAAGCATTGAGTTTTCATCTATTAGCTTGACTGATATCGACAACTCTCATGCAACTAACCCCGTTAACTACCAAGTTAACGGGACGACCAATAAACACGGAAGATTCGCCCTAAATGGCTTTTATCAGCCATTTAACCCTAAAATGAATCTGTTACTACAGGGCGATGTTCATGAGTTATCTCTGCCTAAGTTAGTTGGTTATTTTGCTAAAGGTGCGCAAGTTAATATTCTCAGTGGTCAACTAGATACACAACTTGATGTTAAAGTGGTAGACGATCAAATTGATGGCGAAACTAAGCTAGCAGTGAGAGGGTTAGAGCTTGCTAAGCAAGATAAGGCCAGTAAACAAATACAACAAGATAACTCGGTTATTTCGCTCAATACGGCGTTAACTATGCTTCAAGACAGTAAAGGCAACTTGGACCTCGATGTACCTTTATCCGGTGATGTTAGTTCGCCGGAGTTTGGCTTACAGAGTTTTATCGGTATTATCACTCAAAAAGCTGTGATGATGGCCGCCGAGAGTTATCTCATGCAAACCATGGTGCCATACGGCAATATTTTATCGTTGGCGAAAATCGCTGGCGAAATGATGTTAAAAGTCAGGCTTGAAGACTTAATCTATCGAGCGGAACAAATTGAATTGTCAGATGAGCAAATGACATTTGTTAACAACCTTATCAAGTTAATGACAGATCAAGATGAACTGCAATTTAAAGTGTGTGCGATTGCCACGGCTGCAGATTTACCGAAAGCGCACAGCTTGGATGAAAAGCAACAAGTTACATACTTACATCGGCTGAGTGAACAGCGAGGTCAGGCGTTTAAAAACTATTTGGTGCATCAAGGTGGGATCGCCTCTAAGCGTCTACTTTTATGCCATGGCCAGATTGAACTATCGGGTACCAAATTACCGCGAATAGAGTTTGAGGATTAA
- a CDS encoding LURP-one-related/scramblase family protein — MRYILRQKIFSLRDVFRIKDENDELAFEIVSKILALRRTFVMRDHNENEVVTIKRKIFAIRPTFYLSFVDGTHALLKKKFFTWFSSKYYLNFNGQDIVIIGDFLDHEYDFLIDDQAIASVSKKWFSWTDTYGVDVAEQQFAPLILASVVIIDEVQHNKDNVSSD; from the coding sequence ATGCGATATATCCTGCGACAAAAAATATTTTCATTGCGCGATGTTTTCAGAATTAAAGACGAAAATGATGAGCTTGCATTTGAAATTGTTTCTAAAATTTTGGCTTTGCGTCGAACTTTTGTTATGCGCGACCATAATGAAAATGAAGTCGTCACTATCAAACGAAAAATATTTGCCATTAGACCAACCTTTTATTTGAGTTTTGTTGATGGCACACATGCGCTACTCAAGAAAAAGTTTTTTACCTGGTTTTCGAGTAAGTACTATTTGAATTTCAATGGCCAAGATATTGTTATTATTGGTGATTTTTTAGATCACGAATACGATTTTTTGATTGATGATCAGGCTATCGCTTCAGTGTCGAAAAAGTGGTTTTCATGGACAGATACCTATGGAGTAGACGTTGCCGAACAACAATTTGCACCGTTAATTTTAGCGTCTGTGGTGATCATTGATGAAGTTCAGCACAACAAAGATAACGTATCTTCTGACTAA
- a CDS encoding YaiI/YqxD family protein, producing the protein MKIWVDADACPAVVKEILFRAADRANIMTTLLANHPMRVANSPFIRFVQVESGFDVADNEIVKRAQVGDLVITADIPLADEVITKGAFALSPRGEMLTKHNIKQRLNMRDFMDTLRASGMQTKGPDKLSSQDKQAFANQLDSFIAKHK; encoded by the coding sequence ATGAAAATATGGGTAGACGCAGATGCATGCCCTGCGGTGGTTAAAGAAATTTTATTTCGCGCCGCTGATAGAGCAAATATCATGACGACGTTATTGGCCAATCACCCAATGCGAGTGGCTAACTCACCCTTTATACGTTTTGTTCAAGTTGAGTCCGGTTTTGATGTTGCAGACAACGAAATAGTAAAACGTGCACAGGTTGGCGATTTGGTGATAACCGCTGATATTCCATTAGCAGACGAAGTGATAACTAAAGGGGCTTTTGCTTTGAGTCCGCGAGGAGAAATGTTGACTAAGCACAATATAAAGCAGCGGTTGAACATGCGTGATTTTATGGATACGTTGAGGGCAAGTGGTATGCAAACTAAAGGGCCAGATAAACTCTCGTCACAGGATAAACAGGCCTTTGCCAACCAACTCGATAGCTTTATCGCTAAACACAAGTAA
- a CDS encoding AmpG family muropeptide MFS transporter, which produces MSSTRSFWQALQYFKNKTLLTIFCFGIASGFPWVMIGSAMSGWLKDEGLSRSSIGLFGLIFVAYSINFLWSPLVDRIKLFLLHKKLGQRRSWIFTTQLIIAFTCWQMSSLEANQSLAVMAVLGLIIAIAGATQDIAIDAYRIDSLGEQDNNEMAAGSAMATSGWWTGYAGLGAIPFLLADQPDWHWPQIYIVLALIMLALSTVVLFVKEPQSQREQNQSNIERQYQVALQGHKTRQLIVLLTLPLIILTIGYANFGYPYWPEQLIDTNLQFGATSLMVILMLSIFISQMITLNKQVSMTLTRKPADYRNQISDTSTRLTAWLLTTLVAPIHEFFSRNGFKLSLSILLFIFLFKLGEAYLGRMSIVFYREVGFSNADIAYYSKMINWSVTIIFSLIGSIFTIRYGILKGLFIGGIAMSASNLLFSVIAIVGPNKPLFAFTVIVDGFTSAWGSVAFVALLSVLCNKTFTASQYALMASLGTFGRVMLGSYSGIVVDYLNGNWALFFVLTALMVIPSLLFLYAIRKPLNAIIEKNNCTDKESNLV; this is translated from the coding sequence ATGTCGTCAACGCGCTCTTTTTGGCAAGCTCTCCAATATTTTAAAAACAAAACCCTGCTAACTATTTTCTGTTTTGGCATCGCTTCTGGTTTTCCTTGGGTAATGATCGGCTCAGCAATGAGCGGTTGGCTAAAAGATGAAGGGCTATCGCGCTCAAGTATTGGATTATTTGGGCTTATTTTTGTCGCTTATAGTATCAATTTTTTGTGGTCGCCACTGGTCGATCGCATCAAGCTATTTCTCTTGCACAAAAAGCTTGGTCAACGTCGTAGTTGGATCTTTACTACCCAATTAATTATCGCCTTTACTTGTTGGCAAATGAGTAGCTTAGAAGCGAATCAATCACTTGCTGTAATGGCTGTATTGGGTTTAATCATCGCAATAGCGGGAGCAACACAAGATATAGCAATTGACGCATACCGTATTGATAGCTTGGGCGAGCAGGACAACAATGAAATGGCAGCCGGCTCGGCAATGGCGACCTCTGGTTGGTGGACCGGTTACGCCGGCCTTGGCGCAATTCCATTTTTACTCGCTGACCAACCGGATTGGCACTGGCCACAGATTTATATCGTGTTAGCCTTAATTATGTTAGCGCTATCCACTGTCGTCTTATTCGTCAAAGAGCCACAAAGTCAACGGGAACAAAATCAAAGCAATATTGAACGACAATATCAAGTCGCTTTGCAAGGCCACAAAACTCGACAGCTCATTGTACTACTCACACTACCACTGATAATACTAACCATTGGCTATGCCAATTTTGGCTATCCCTATTGGCCAGAGCAACTAATAGATACCAATCTTCAATTTGGCGCGACTAGCTTGATGGTGATCTTAATGCTAAGTATTTTCATCAGCCAGATGATAACACTGAATAAACAAGTCTCTATGACACTAACCCGAAAGCCTGCTGACTATCGAAATCAAATTAGTGACACGAGTACTCGTCTCACCGCATGGCTACTTACCACGTTAGTTGCACCAATTCATGAGTTTTTCAGTCGCAATGGCTTCAAGCTCAGCTTATCGATATTGCTGTTTATCTTTTTGTTTAAATTAGGTGAAGCCTATTTAGGACGTATGTCTATAGTCTTTTACCGCGAGGTTGGGTTTTCCAATGCCGACATTGCTTACTACTCTAAAATGATCAATTGGTCGGTAACCATAATTTTTTCACTTATCGGCAGTATCTTCACGATTCGCTATGGCATTTTAAAGGGGCTGTTTATTGGCGGTATCGCGATGTCAGCAAGTAATTTATTATTTTCAGTTATAGCAATCGTCGGCCCTAATAAACCTTTGTTCGCATTTACCGTTATTGTTGATGGCTTTACTTCGGCTTGGGGCTCAGTGGCCTTTGTCGCACTATTATCCGTATTGTGTAATAAAACATTTACCGCTAGTCAATATGCGCTTATGGCCTCATTAGGTACCTTTGGTCGAGTCATGCTCGGTTCATACTCAGGTATCGTCGTTGACTACTTAAACGGTAACTGGGCCTTGTTCTTTGTCTTAACAGCGTTAATGGTGATACCAAGCTTGCTGTTTTTATATGCTATAAGAAAGCCACTTAACGCTATTATTGAGAAGAATAATTGCACAGACAAAGAAAGCAACTTAGTATAA
- a CDS encoding peptidylprolyl isomerase codes for MARILILIGYLFTSMVMAKNVAIDPNNLFPQVKLETSKGTIVVELDRIKAPITVDNFLTYVVTGEYNNTIFHRVIEGFVVQGGGYDKNYVPRKVGENIVNESGNGLKNQTYTIAMAKEHRPHTANRQFFFNMADNTNLDPGINWGYAVFGAVTQGEEVLEEIAKQKTDFNAELGWEDVPVEPIILIKATLLPAV; via the coding sequence ATGGCTAGAATACTCATTTTAATTGGCTATTTATTTACCAGTATGGTGATGGCGAAAAACGTTGCCATCGATCCCAATAATTTGTTTCCTCAAGTAAAATTAGAAACCAGTAAAGGGACAATAGTCGTTGAGCTTGATCGAATCAAAGCACCAATAACCGTTGATAACTTTCTCACCTATGTGGTAACAGGCGAGTACAACAACACGATTTTTCACCGAGTAATTGAAGGGTTTGTTGTCCAAGGTGGTGGTTACGACAAAAACTATGTACCGAGAAAAGTGGGCGAAAATATTGTTAACGAATCGGGTAACGGATTAAAAAACCAAACATACACCATAGCAATGGCAAAAGAGCATCGCCCTCACACGGCTAACCGACAGTTCTTCTTCAATATGGCCGACAACACCAATTTAGATCCCGGTATTAACTGGGGTTATGCTGTTTTTGGCGCGGTTACCCAAGGGGAAGAAGTGCTCGAAGAAATCGCCAAACAAAAAACCGACTTTAATGCTGAGCTTGGTTGGGAAGATGTTCCGGTTGAGCCAATCATTTTAATCAAAGCCACGCTATTACCTGCCGTTTAA
- a CDS encoding YajG family lipoprotein: protein MKVFKLILPLVITLAGCGSTPTQVVVAPDFIQTNELPLNISQISLAVKDLRASKHLVQILKEGQAANLFNSQQPISEIIENTLADALKSRNISIDNTAQPAITVSVEKALVNVEQQTLKYKSNSDLLVNVDVQTALGKMTKSYHHKGTSEGALKADIAVLGRDFNQALTKVLNQILTDQELFNYINQ, encoded by the coding sequence ATGAAAGTATTCAAACTTATTTTACCTTTAGTAATTACCTTAGCCGGTTGTGGTAGTACGCCAACTCAGGTTGTTGTTGCCCCCGATTTTATTCAAACAAATGAGCTACCATTAAATATTAGCCAAATCAGCCTAGCAGTGAAGGATCTGCGCGCATCAAAACACTTGGTGCAAATCCTCAAAGAAGGTCAAGCGGCTAACCTGTTTAACAGTCAACAGCCAATCAGTGAAATTATTGAAAACACGCTAGCAGATGCACTAAAAAGCCGCAATATTTCAATCGATAACACAGCTCAACCAGCCATCACAGTGAGTGTTGAAAAAGCCCTAGTAAACGTTGAACAGCAAACGTTAAAGTACAAATCAAATAGTGATTTGCTCGTTAATGTCGATGTGCAAACTGCACTTGGCAAAATGACTAAAAGTTATCACCACAAAGGGACAAGTGAAGGCGCATTAAAAGCCGACATTGCTGTGCTAGGCCGTGATTTCAACCAAGCATTAACTAAAGTGTTAAACCAGATACTAACTGATCAAGAGCTGTTCAACTACATCAACCAATAG